The Daucus carota subsp. sativus chromosome 7, DH1 v3.0, whole genome shotgun sequence genome window below encodes:
- the LOC108193873 gene encoding rust resistance kinase Lr10 isoform X1, translated as MMSALLLVTVVVFTILSSSCCEASYSTPSSSCGNIGNISQPFYLKGQPHRWHGFSYELSCENNHTILKFATIQFSKFYVEAINYANWTVRIIDSGLARNNYSCSSVPLHPFFNKTKYNYQLPTFSAIGKLNKPITYIDCPAPVTKSVTTRYKPTTPCSSSVSSYVVIGYMDSSEVENNCTIRKATWVSSAWPDINRTSFLDIRDMVYGIELPFKYFSCLKCHRPLSDYFGDVRSENPQLSCDSGTDNSRLPDWFEYLELASSFLSPLRALLWLLNRFLSPLVQDFFFYAQLLCKIAFLVACLVYKIRTRHVSVYDNIEKFLQRQNNFMPIRYSYSQIKRSTNGFKDKLGEGGFGTVYKGKLRSGLIVAVKVLSNYKASGEDFINEVGTIGRIHHVNIVRLVGFCAEGNKRALVYEFMPNGSLDRYIFVDGDRGEAGEITTLNCKKMYEISCKVACGIEYLHRGCDMQILHFDIKPHNILLDENFNPRISDFGLAKSRATGESTVTMTAARGTMGYMAPELFYKNIGGVSYKADVYSFGMLLLEMAGKRKNLNPLKDEISQIYFPSWVYDQISKGKEIETEDATTNEKELVKKMIIVAMWCIQMKPTDRPSMNEVIDMLGRDLGLLVMPPKPLICPEEVMTEDAELTLTSSN; from the exons ATGATGTCGGCTTTGCTACTAGTAACCGTTGTCGTGTTCACAATTCTATCTAGCAGCTGCTGCGAAGCTTCTTATTCAacaccatcttcttcttgcGGTAATATTGGCAACATTAGCCAACCATTTTACCTCAAAGGTCAGCCACACAGATGGCACGGTTTCAGCTATGAACTCTCTTGTGAGAACAAtcatactattttaaaatttgctaCTATACAATTTTCCAAATTCTACGTGGAGGCCATCAATTATGCGAACTGGACTGTTCGGATAATTGATTCAGGGCTAGCCAGAAACAACTACTCATGTTCCTCTGTTCCTCTTCATCCTTTCTTCaacaaaactaaatataattatcagTTGCCTACTTTTTCCGCAATTGGGAAATTGAATAAGCCGATAACGTATATAGACTGTCCAGCACCTGTGACAAAATCCGTAACAACAAGATATAAACCCACAACTCCTTGCTCATCATCAGTCTCTTCATACGTTGTGATTGGATACATGGACTCGTCTGAAGTGGAGAACAACTGTACGATTCGGAAGGCAACTTGGGTGTCATCCGCATGGCCTGATATTAATAGAACATCTTTCTTGGACATCCGGGACATGGTGTACGGAATAGAGCTTccattcaaatatttttcctGCCTAAAGTGTCATCGACCTCTATCCGATTATTTTGGGGATGTAAGATCCGAAAATCCTCAATTGAGCTGCGACTCTGGTACTG ATAATTCTCGGCTGCCCGATTGGTTCGAGTACCTGG AACTTGCAAGCTCCTTCTTAA GTCCGCTCCGGGCTCTGCTGTGGCTTCTGAACC GATTTCTTAGCCCCTTGGTCCAAG atttttttttttatgcacAACTTCTGTGCAAAATAGCATTTCTAGTGGCATGTCTAGTATACAAAATAAGGACAAGACATGTATCTGTATATGACAACATAGAAAAATTCCTGCAACGACAAAACAATTTCATGCCCATTAGGTACAGTTATTCTCAAATTAAAAGATCCACCAACGGGTTCAAAGATAAACTTGGTGAAGGAGGCTTTGGTACCGTATACAAAGGGAAGCTTCGAAGCGGCCTCATTGTAGCTGTTAAGGTGTTGAGCAACTACAAAGCTAGTGGTGAAGATTTCATCAATGAAGTCGGTACAATTGGTAGGATTCATCATGTTAACATTGTGAGACTTGTTGGCTTCTGCGCTGAGGGTAACAAACGTGCTCTAGTTTATGAGTTCATGCCTAATGGCTCTCTTGATAGATACATTTTTGTCGATGGAGATAGAGGTGAGGCTGGGGAAATAACTACTTTGAATTGTAAAAAGATGTATGAGATTTCATGCAAAGTGGCATGTGGCATTGAGTATTTACATCGAGGTTGTGACATGCAAATCTTACACTTTGATATCAAGCCTCATAATATTCTCCTCGATGAGAACTTCAATCCAAGAATTTCTGATTTTGGCCTTGCAAAATCACGTGCTACTGGTGAAAGTACTGTGACTATGACTGCAGCAAGGGGGACAATGGGTTACATGGCTCCggaattattttacaaaaatattggagGTGTTTCTTATAAAGCGGATGTGTATAGTTTTGGAATGTTGTTATTGGAGATGGCAGGTAAAAGGAAAAACTTGAATCCATTAAAGGATGAAATTAGCCAAATTTACTTCCCTTCATGGGTCTATGACCAGATAAGCAAAGGGAAGGAGATTGAAACGGAAGATGCTACTACTAATGAAAAGGAATTGGTGAAGAAGATGATTATTGTAGCCATGTGGTGTATCCAAATGAAGCCAACTGACCGACCTTCAATGAATGAAGTTATTGATATGCTTGGAAGGGACCTCGGACTTTTGGTTATGCCTCCTAAACCTTTGATTTGTCCAGAAGAGGTGATGACCGAGGATGCAGAACTTACTCTGACGTCTTCAAATTGA
- the LOC108193873 gene encoding rust resistance kinase Lr10 isoform X3 encodes MMSALLLVTVVVFTILSSSCCEASYSTPSSSCGNIGNISQPFYLKGQPHRWHGFSYELSCENNHTILKFATIQFSKFYVEAINYANWTVRIIDSGLARNNYSCSSVPLHPFFNKTKYNYQLPTFSAIGKLNKPITYIDCPAPVTKSVTTRYKPTTPCSSSVSSYVVIGYMDSSEVENNCTIRKATWVSSAWPDINRTSFLDIRDMVYGIELPFKYFSCLKCHRPLSDYFGDVRSENPQLSCDSGTDNSRLPDWFEYLGPLRALLWLLNRFLSPLVQDFFFYAQLLCKIAFLVACLVYKIRTRHVSVYDNIEKFLQRQNNFMPIRYSYSQIKRSTNGFKDKLGEGGFGTVYKGKLRSGLIVAVKVLSNYKASGEDFINEVGTIGRIHHVNIVRLVGFCAEGNKRALVYEFMPNGSLDRYIFVDGDRGEAGEITTLNCKKMYEISCKVACGIEYLHRGCDMQILHFDIKPHNILLDENFNPRISDFGLAKSRATGESTVTMTAARGTMGYMAPELFYKNIGGVSYKADVYSFGMLLLEMAGKRKNLNPLKDEISQIYFPSWVYDQISKGKEIETEDATTNEKELVKKMIIVAMWCIQMKPTDRPSMNEVIDMLGRDLGLLVMPPKPLICPEEVMTEDAELTLTSSN; translated from the exons ATGATGTCGGCTTTGCTACTAGTAACCGTTGTCGTGTTCACAATTCTATCTAGCAGCTGCTGCGAAGCTTCTTATTCAacaccatcttcttcttgcGGTAATATTGGCAACATTAGCCAACCATTTTACCTCAAAGGTCAGCCACACAGATGGCACGGTTTCAGCTATGAACTCTCTTGTGAGAACAAtcatactattttaaaatttgctaCTATACAATTTTCCAAATTCTACGTGGAGGCCATCAATTATGCGAACTGGACTGTTCGGATAATTGATTCAGGGCTAGCCAGAAACAACTACTCATGTTCCTCTGTTCCTCTTCATCCTTTCTTCaacaaaactaaatataattatcagTTGCCTACTTTTTCCGCAATTGGGAAATTGAATAAGCCGATAACGTATATAGACTGTCCAGCACCTGTGACAAAATCCGTAACAACAAGATATAAACCCACAACTCCTTGCTCATCATCAGTCTCTTCATACGTTGTGATTGGATACATGGACTCGTCTGAAGTGGAGAACAACTGTACGATTCGGAAGGCAACTTGGGTGTCATCCGCATGGCCTGATATTAATAGAACATCTTTCTTGGACATCCGGGACATGGTGTACGGAATAGAGCTTccattcaaatatttttcctGCCTAAAGTGTCATCGACCTCTATCCGATTATTTTGGGGATGTAAGATCCGAAAATCCTCAATTGAGCTGCGACTCTGGTACTG ATAATTCTCGGCTGCCCGATTGGTTCGAGTACCTGG GTCCGCTCCGGGCTCTGCTGTGGCTTCTGAACC GATTTCTTAGCCCCTTGGTCCAAG atttttttttttatgcacAACTTCTGTGCAAAATAGCATTTCTAGTGGCATGTCTAGTATACAAAATAAGGACAAGACATGTATCTGTATATGACAACATAGAAAAATTCCTGCAACGACAAAACAATTTCATGCCCATTAGGTACAGTTATTCTCAAATTAAAAGATCCACCAACGGGTTCAAAGATAAACTTGGTGAAGGAGGCTTTGGTACCGTATACAAAGGGAAGCTTCGAAGCGGCCTCATTGTAGCTGTTAAGGTGTTGAGCAACTACAAAGCTAGTGGTGAAGATTTCATCAATGAAGTCGGTACAATTGGTAGGATTCATCATGTTAACATTGTGAGACTTGTTGGCTTCTGCGCTGAGGGTAACAAACGTGCTCTAGTTTATGAGTTCATGCCTAATGGCTCTCTTGATAGATACATTTTTGTCGATGGAGATAGAGGTGAGGCTGGGGAAATAACTACTTTGAATTGTAAAAAGATGTATGAGATTTCATGCAAAGTGGCATGTGGCATTGAGTATTTACATCGAGGTTGTGACATGCAAATCTTACACTTTGATATCAAGCCTCATAATATTCTCCTCGATGAGAACTTCAATCCAAGAATTTCTGATTTTGGCCTTGCAAAATCACGTGCTACTGGTGAAAGTACTGTGACTATGACTGCAGCAAGGGGGACAATGGGTTACATGGCTCCggaattattttacaaaaatattggagGTGTTTCTTATAAAGCGGATGTGTATAGTTTTGGAATGTTGTTATTGGAGATGGCAGGTAAAAGGAAAAACTTGAATCCATTAAAGGATGAAATTAGCCAAATTTACTTCCCTTCATGGGTCTATGACCAGATAAGCAAAGGGAAGGAGATTGAAACGGAAGATGCTACTACTAATGAAAAGGAATTGGTGAAGAAGATGATTATTGTAGCCATGTGGTGTATCCAAATGAAGCCAACTGACCGACCTTCAATGAATGAAGTTATTGATATGCTTGGAAGGGACCTCGGACTTTTGGTTATGCCTCCTAAACCTTTGATTTGTCCAGAAGAGGTGATGACCGAGGATGCAGAACTTACTCTGACGTCTTCAAATTGA
- the LOC108193873 gene encoding rust resistance kinase Lr10 isoform X2 — protein MMSALLLVTVVVFTILSSSCCEASYSTPSSSCGNIGNISQPFYLKGQPHRWHGFSYELSCENNHTILKFATIQFSKFYVEAINYANWTVRIIDSGLARNNYSCSSVPLHPFFNKTKYNYQLPTFSAIGKLNKPITYIDCPAPVTKSVTTRYKPTTPCSSSVSSYVVIGYMDSSEVENNCTIRKATWVSSAWPDINRTSFLDIRDMVYGIELPFKYFSCLKCHRPLSDYFGDVRSENPQLSCDSDNSRLPDWFEYLELASSFLSPLRALLWLLNRFLSPLVQDFFFYAQLLCKIAFLVACLVYKIRTRHVSVYDNIEKFLQRQNNFMPIRYSYSQIKRSTNGFKDKLGEGGFGTVYKGKLRSGLIVAVKVLSNYKASGEDFINEVGTIGRIHHVNIVRLVGFCAEGNKRALVYEFMPNGSLDRYIFVDGDRGEAGEITTLNCKKMYEISCKVACGIEYLHRGCDMQILHFDIKPHNILLDENFNPRISDFGLAKSRATGESTVTMTAARGTMGYMAPELFYKNIGGVSYKADVYSFGMLLLEMAGKRKNLNPLKDEISQIYFPSWVYDQISKGKEIETEDATTNEKELVKKMIIVAMWCIQMKPTDRPSMNEVIDMLGRDLGLLVMPPKPLICPEEVMTEDAELTLTSSN, from the exons ATGATGTCGGCTTTGCTACTAGTAACCGTTGTCGTGTTCACAATTCTATCTAGCAGCTGCTGCGAAGCTTCTTATTCAacaccatcttcttcttgcGGTAATATTGGCAACATTAGCCAACCATTTTACCTCAAAGGTCAGCCACACAGATGGCACGGTTTCAGCTATGAACTCTCTTGTGAGAACAAtcatactattttaaaatttgctaCTATACAATTTTCCAAATTCTACGTGGAGGCCATCAATTATGCGAACTGGACTGTTCGGATAATTGATTCAGGGCTAGCCAGAAACAACTACTCATGTTCCTCTGTTCCTCTTCATCCTTTCTTCaacaaaactaaatataattatcagTTGCCTACTTTTTCCGCAATTGGGAAATTGAATAAGCCGATAACGTATATAGACTGTCCAGCACCTGTGACAAAATCCGTAACAACAAGATATAAACCCACAACTCCTTGCTCATCATCAGTCTCTTCATACGTTGTGATTGGATACATGGACTCGTCTGAAGTGGAGAACAACTGTACGATTCGGAAGGCAACTTGGGTGTCATCCGCATGGCCTGATATTAATAGAACATCTTTCTTGGACATCCGGGACATGGTGTACGGAATAGAGCTTccattcaaatatttttcctGCCTAAAGTGTCATCGACCTCTATCCGATTATTTTGGGGATGTAAGATCCGAAAATCCTCAATTGAGCTGCGACTCTG ATAATTCTCGGCTGCCCGATTGGTTCGAGTACCTGG AACTTGCAAGCTCCTTCTTAA GTCCGCTCCGGGCTCTGCTGTGGCTTCTGAACC GATTTCTTAGCCCCTTGGTCCAAG atttttttttttatgcacAACTTCTGTGCAAAATAGCATTTCTAGTGGCATGTCTAGTATACAAAATAAGGACAAGACATGTATCTGTATATGACAACATAGAAAAATTCCTGCAACGACAAAACAATTTCATGCCCATTAGGTACAGTTATTCTCAAATTAAAAGATCCACCAACGGGTTCAAAGATAAACTTGGTGAAGGAGGCTTTGGTACCGTATACAAAGGGAAGCTTCGAAGCGGCCTCATTGTAGCTGTTAAGGTGTTGAGCAACTACAAAGCTAGTGGTGAAGATTTCATCAATGAAGTCGGTACAATTGGTAGGATTCATCATGTTAACATTGTGAGACTTGTTGGCTTCTGCGCTGAGGGTAACAAACGTGCTCTAGTTTATGAGTTCATGCCTAATGGCTCTCTTGATAGATACATTTTTGTCGATGGAGATAGAGGTGAGGCTGGGGAAATAACTACTTTGAATTGTAAAAAGATGTATGAGATTTCATGCAAAGTGGCATGTGGCATTGAGTATTTACATCGAGGTTGTGACATGCAAATCTTACACTTTGATATCAAGCCTCATAATATTCTCCTCGATGAGAACTTCAATCCAAGAATTTCTGATTTTGGCCTTGCAAAATCACGTGCTACTGGTGAAAGTACTGTGACTATGACTGCAGCAAGGGGGACAATGGGTTACATGGCTCCggaattattttacaaaaatattggagGTGTTTCTTATAAAGCGGATGTGTATAGTTTTGGAATGTTGTTATTGGAGATGGCAGGTAAAAGGAAAAACTTGAATCCATTAAAGGATGAAATTAGCCAAATTTACTTCCCTTCATGGGTCTATGACCAGATAAGCAAAGGGAAGGAGATTGAAACGGAAGATGCTACTACTAATGAAAAGGAATTGGTGAAGAAGATGATTATTGTAGCCATGTGGTGTATCCAAATGAAGCCAACTGACCGACCTTCAATGAATGAAGTTATTGATATGCTTGGAAGGGACCTCGGACTTTTGGTTATGCCTCCTAAACCTTTGATTTGTCCAGAAGAGGTGATGACCGAGGATGCAGAACTTACTCTGACGTCTTCAAATTGA